The Methanococcoides methylutens MM1 genome has a window encoding:
- a CDS encoding MBL fold metallo-hydrolase: MNRLIDMGVLACRQKNSRGTFKPHLAVRFRSGEGKICTFSIDSTRVPKKQPQPDAYLVTHAHSDHNGKSAMLSDLSVCTDRTAVALEIRHDREFKGRTVDMCGSIDINGVTVRTYPTGHTAGAVAFYWENDVGTRIMVTGDVKDPSSLPKCDLLITEANYGDHGDPSCHFEDDIEGFRSALWSAPQVAFGAYAFGKAQRAVELLREIGHDGPIAMEEKSLILSNRLLDEPGELIGLGEFDEEAVCIVPPWDLGKLPHTMSKYVMTGRQDYRYPSLQISDHLDANGLVDMVEKVDPEMTLVYHPGGDRPGKFASYLNSIGRGAVCLDDVDNVLSNEFL; the protein is encoded by the coding sequence TTGAACAGGCTTATCGACATGGGTGTGCTGGCATGCCGCCAGAAGAACTCGCGAGGGACTTTCAAGCCCCACCTTGCCGTAAGGTTCAGGTCAGGGGAAGGCAAGATCTGTACTTTTTCCATTGATTCCACCCGCGTGCCGAAAAAGCAGCCTCAGCCGGATGCCTATCTTGTTACTCATGCTCATTCTGACCATAACGGCAAGTCTGCAATGCTTTCTGACCTCTCGGTCTGTACTGACAGAACCGCAGTGGCGCTTGAGATAAGGCATGACCGCGAATTCAAAGGAAGGACCGTTGATATGTGCGGCTCCATTGACATCAATGGCGTCACCGTCAGGACCTATCCCACAGGCCATACCGCAGGAGCGGTTGCATTCTACTGGGAGAACGATGTCGGTACACGCATAATGGTTACAGGGGATGTGAAGGACCCTTCCTCATTGCCCAAATGCGACCTGCTGATAACCGAGGCGAACTACGGGGACCATGGGGACCCTTCGTGCCACTTTGAGGACGACATCGAAGGTTTCAGGAGTGCACTGTGGTCCGCCCCTCAGGTCGCCTTCGGAGCGTATGCTTTTGGCAAGGCACAGCGTGCAGTGGAACTTCTGCGTGAGATCGGGCATGATGGGCCCATTGCAATGGAGGAGAAATCGCTGATACTCTCCAACAGGCTTCTGGACGAGCCTGGTGAACTAATAGGGCTGGGCGAGTTCGATGAGGAAGCTGTCTGCATAGTGCCCCCGTGGGATCTGGGGAAACTGCCCCATACCATGTCCAAATATGTGATGACCGGAAGGCAGGATTACCGTTATCCTTCCCTGCAGATCAGTGACCATCTGGATGCCAACGGGCTTGTGGACATGGTGGAAAAAGTGGATCCTGAGATGACATTGGTGTACCATCCCGGTGGGGATCGGCCCGGCAAGTTCGCATCTTACCTTAACAGCATCGGTAGAGGTGCTGTCTGCCTGGACGATGTTGATAATGTCCTGAGCAATGAATTCCTGTAA
- a CDS encoding ABC transporter ATP-binding protein encodes MENLQDRSDVAQIGTENIIEIQGLTKCFGKQKEIVAVDSLTLNVKKGEVFGFVGPNGAGKTTTMKMLIGLLEPTSGTGRVGGFDIVREIINIREVTGVLPEPAGFYDNLTARQNLRFYAKLYDIKEDVREKRIVELLDMVGLNGAIDQKTGGFSTGMRKRFGLAQALINDPDILFLDEPTSGIDPKGAQMMRDLIKQLSREKNVTIFLSSHAMSEVEEICNRIAVIEKGNLLAVGSVEELRDMVREKEGVQYILEISNIPLQDVAGKLSDIDGVHETYARNGMLYVHADAGMRAEIANNVKLMDGTVSRFEEDRMDLQKVFLKLIKS; translated from the coding sequence ATGGAAAACTTACAGGATAGATCAGATGTCGCTCAAATTGGTACGGAAAATATAATTGAAATTCAGGGGCTAACCAAGTGTTTTGGAAAGCAAAAAGAAATCGTGGCAGTGGATTCACTTACACTAAATGTTAAAAAAGGCGAAGTTTTTGGTTTTGTAGGCCCAAATGGTGCAGGCAAGACAACAACCATGAAGATGCTGATAGGCCTGCTGGAACCCACAAGCGGTACCGGCAGGGTTGGGGGGTTTGACATTGTCAGGGAAATTATCAATATCCGTGAAGTCACGGGTGTACTTCCGGAACCTGCTGGCTTTTATGATAATCTCACTGCCAGGCAGAATCTGAGGTTTTATGCAAAGTTGTATGATATTAAAGAAGATGTCAGGGAAAAACGAATAGTTGAACTGCTGGATATGGTGGGACTTAACGGTGCCATAGACCAGAAAACAGGTGGCTTCTCAACAGGTATGCGTAAACGTTTCGGACTTGCCCAGGCCCTGATCAATGATCCGGATATCCTATTTCTGGATGAACCGACCAGTGGTATCGATCCAAAGGGTGCACAGATGATGCGTGACCTGATAAAACAGCTTAGCAGGGAAAAGAATGTGACCATTTTCTTAAGTTCCCATGCAATGTCAGAGGTGGAAGAGATCTGCAACAGGATAGCAGTGATAGAGAAGGGAAACTTATTGGCAGTGGGATCTGTGGAAGAACTCCGGGATATGGTCAGGGAAAAGGAAGGAGTACAATACATACTTGAAATTTCGAATATCCCTCTTCAGGATGTTGCTGGTAAATTAAGTGATATCGATGGTGTCCATGAAACATATGCTAGGAATGGTATGTTATATGTGCATGCGGATGCGGGGATGCGTGCTGAAATTGCAAATAATGTCAAACTGATGGACGGGACAGTGTCCAGATTTGAGGAAGACAGGATGGATCTGCAGAAGGTATTCCTGAAACTGATCAAGTCCTGA
- a CDS encoding methylenetetrahydrofolate reductase: protein MLSTFNDALNSDRFIVTAEVAPPKGTDISAVLEDADLIRGWVDAINITDNQRAVMRMSPVAVGKLLMDAGHEVIVQFTCRDRNRLALQSDILAASALGISNLCVMTGDYPTKGDHTGTKPVYDLDSVQLLSVITKMMGGHDMAGNELAGAPSFTVGAVSNTDAARRMQMIKLKKKIDAGAQFIQTQAVYDVEGFGEFMDSFPDSDVPVLAGIIPLRSAGMARFMNGNVPGIRVGDEMISRMEDAEDPVQEGLEIAAESIRELRKMCRGIHLMPIGGNSNTTKLLEMAGISALQ from the coding sequence ATGCTATCAACTTTCAACGATGCGCTCAATTCAGACCGCTTCATTGTGACCGCAGAGGTGGCACCCCCGAAGGGCACCGATATCTCGGCGGTACTTGAGGATGCAGACCTTATCAGGGGATGGGTGGATGCTATCAACATCACGGACAACCAGCGTGCGGTAATGCGCATGAGCCCGGTAGCCGTGGGTAAATTACTGATGGATGCCGGTCATGAGGTGATAGTGCAGTTCACGTGCCGTGATCGTAATCGTCTTGCATTGCAGTCCGACATCCTGGCGGCATCGGCTCTTGGTATCAGTAATCTCTGCGTGATGACAGGGGACTATCCAACCAAAGGTGATCATACCGGCACAAAGCCGGTGTATGACCTTGATTCTGTGCAGCTTCTCTCAGTCATCACCAAGATGATGGGGGGACATGACATGGCAGGCAATGAGCTTGCAGGTGCTCCGTCATTTACTGTGGGTGCGGTATCCAATACCGATGCAGCACGCAGGATGCAGATGATCAAGCTCAAAAAGAAGATCGATGCTGGTGCACAGTTCATACAGACTCAGGCGGTCTATGATGTGGAAGGTTTTGGCGAGTTCATGGATTCCTTCCCGGATTCTGACGTGCCGGTGCTGGCAGGGATCATACCGCTGCGTTCGGCGGGGATGGCGCGTTTCATGAATGGCAATGTTCCGGGAATAAGGGTTGGGGATGAGATGATATCCCGCATGGAGGATGCTGAGGACCCTGTTCAGGAAGGGCTTGAGATCGCTGCTGAGAGCATCCGGGAGTTGCGTAAGATGTGCAGGGGTATCCACCTGATGCCTATCGGGGGCAATTCCAATACAACTAAACTGCTTGAAATGGCAGGAATTTCCGCTTTACAATAA
- a CDS encoding winged helix-turn-helix transcriptional regulator, with the protein MKFLWTLFLLFTLVCSSTLATASEYEIILDPDPDMDMYKGGATTTLTFWEIPLSLQIAYISGLLGASLAVYKFLPLLLGRIGQNCKNQKRDEILEFITANHGSTISDIERHLKLNRGTIRYHLKMLQIYNKVKCVRKGRVVMVFKNSYKHTDSEQKIAFFLRNDTGKTILISILYEPGITNQDLTQTFNLDKSTVHWHIKNMHNEGLVDLKNDGKYKRCFINPEIETYLKNAISESEPAISAS; encoded by the coding sequence ATGAAATTTTTATGGACTCTATTTTTGCTGTTCACACTCGTTTGCAGTTCCACTTTAGCCACTGCAAGCGAGTATGAAATTATTTTAGATCCTGATCCTGATATGGACATGTATAAGGGTGGCGCCACCACCACTCTGACTTTCTGGGAAATCCCGTTATCCCTTCAAATAGCCTATATCTCCGGTTTATTGGGTGCCTCGCTAGCTGTCTACAAGTTCCTGCCTTTGTTGCTCGGAAGAATAGGACAAAACTGCAAAAACCAAAAACGCGATGAAATTCTCGAATTTATAACCGCTAACCATGGAAGTACAATATCCGACATTGAAAGACATCTCAAATTGAACAGAGGTACTATCAGATACCATTTGAAAATGCTTCAGATTTACAACAAAGTAAAATGTGTAAGGAAAGGAAGAGTGGTAATGGTTTTTAAGAATTCTTATAAACACACCGACTCAGAACAAAAAATTGCATTCTTCCTTCGAAATGACACAGGAAAAACAATTTTGATCTCCATTCTTTATGAACCGGGAATAACAAATCAGGATCTCACGCAAACTTTTAATCTGGACAAAAGCACCGTGCACTGGCACATTAAAAACATGCACAATGAAGGCCTTGTAGATCTTAAGAACGATGGGAAATACAAAAGATGCTTCATTAACCCGGAAATAGAAACATATCTGAAAAACGCCATATCGGAATCCGAACCTGCCATTTCAGCTAGTTAA
- a CDS encoding ABC transporter permease gives MKSRNVFVIAQKEVADHLRDSGFLVLLATYTLIVFASTYMYGSMKHEAGSVLLSSINVKMISLFGPLIGIVLGFDAVVRERKSGSLNVLLTHPLFRDNVIAGKLLGSMLVLAAIIVFSVFVSVGTLLIFYGADVGQTELVRIAVFTVLTFLYVSIFLGIAVLISTMVKDGTDSLTYNVVIWLFIGILFGGVLKAAVVILTGDTSNESVLITQLLNMSPLHHYAEAVLGELDLSFGGFNSEPVIGGIFDTGYSLTQCLKEFWMNIVVLIVTPIVLFIATFITFLRKDITL, from the coding sequence ATGAAAAGCAGGAACGTATTTGTGATCGCCCAGAAAGAAGTTGCCGATCATCTTCGGGATTCCGGGTTTTTGGTGTTGCTTGCAACATATACCCTGATAGTTTTTGCCTCTACATACATGTACGGCTCTATGAAGCATGAGGCAGGTTCAGTACTTCTGAGCAGCATCAATGTTAAAATGATATCCCTGTTTGGTCCTCTGATCGGTATTGTGCTGGGATTCGATGCGGTCGTCAGAGAGCGGAAGTCGGGATCTTTGAATGTGTTGTTAACCCATCCGCTATTCAGGGATAATGTAATCGCAGGGAAGTTACTTGGATCAATGCTGGTTCTGGCTGCTATAATCGTGTTTTCGGTATTTGTATCCGTTGGAACATTGCTGATCTTCTATGGGGCCGATGTCGGACAGACGGAACTGGTTAGAATAGCTGTTTTCACCGTTCTCACATTTCTCTATGTGTCGATATTTTTGGGAATTGCAGTTCTCATCTCAACGATGGTAAAGGATGGCACCGATTCACTGACCTATAACGTTGTTATATGGCTTTTTATCGGCATCTTATTTGGTGGAGTTCTCAAAGCTGCTGTTGTCATATTGACGGGTGATACATCGAACGAAAGTGTACTGATTACGCAGCTCTTGAACATGTCCCCACTACATCACTATGCAGAGGCGGTTTTGGGTGAATTGGATCTTAGTTTTGGTGGCTTTAACAGTGAGCCGGTCATAGGAGGTATTTTCGATACCGGATATAGCCTCACACAGTGCTTAAAAGAATTCTGGATGAATATTGTAGTACTGATAGTGACACCTATTGTTTTGTTCATTGCAACTTTCATCACCTTTCTCAGAAAGGACATTACTCTATAA
- a CDS encoding PD40 domain-containing protein encodes MFNKQIKLILMFIALVCISFQPVSASDSLKQTNATFVSDLNQTAGKDIRSLVDTSLLDIGNTLVFDVLWSPGGNRMLIDTFVSAYPKGNPRLGGVSALYAANADGSGITRIAWGECTSGSYGKIVTTPVWSQSGDYFAYMELLEGSMHRIESAQLFVMSNNLELIEKIDYDPGSVLCSPEWTPKWSPTEDKLVAIVSGKINVYDLDENTDFSFEMADAIADVEDMEWSPNGEKIVFLKNNHDVITLDIESREINTIFSAERLIMYGEKWSPDSKKIIFCKTEGSEDSGDFSYNAYVLAEGLENPTKIITFNSGSSRVIQWYPDSERLLVKKRVGDDSYALYSLSMTGDMKKLIDGDHDLDGMVGPNGYILASVHNPSSRVPPYIETYDLFLLNGSDKLTIENVTHYTWKGADLVFVKNNEISVLNTSTHDTRVISLPVKNSAGIGMDPSGRFIAVDYYIFGLDEQHLPLTTAGNDMNSTVTEVVILNNDTDAHSGASTTMETSSKLPGFTVIIAVMGVLTAFAGTNWKK; translated from the coding sequence ATGTTCAATAAACAAATCAAATTAATATTGATGTTCATTGCATTGGTTTGCATATCTTTTCAACCCGTTTCTGCAAGTGACAGTCTGAAACAGACAAATGCAACCTTTGTATCCGATTTGAATCAGACAGCAGGTAAAGACATCAGAAGTCTAGTGGACACAAGCCTCCTTGATATTGGGAACACCCTTGTTTTTGATGTACTCTGGAGCCCTGGCGGTAATCGTATGCTGATCGATACATTTGTCAGTGCATACCCGAAAGGGAACCCACGACTTGGCGGTGTATCAGCACTGTATGCAGCAAATGCAGATGGTTCCGGGATAACACGGATTGCGTGGGGAGAATGTACTTCCGGTAGCTACGGGAAAATAGTTACAACGCCGGTATGGAGTCAGTCTGGTGATTATTTTGCATATATGGAATTGTTGGAAGGAAGTATGCATAGGATAGAATCTGCTCAACTTTTTGTTATGTCAAATAATCTTGAATTGATTGAAAAAATAGATTATGATCCGGGAAGTGTTCTGTGTAGTCCAGAATGGACTCCAAAATGGTCTCCAACAGAAGATAAACTAGTTGCGATTGTATCTGGTAAAATTAACGTTTATGACTTGGATGAAAATACGGATTTCAGCTTTGAAATGGCCGATGCCATCGCAGATGTAGAAGATATGGAATGGTCTCCAAATGGCGAGAAAATTGTATTTTTAAAAAATAATCACGATGTTATTACTTTGGATATTGAAAGCAGAGAAATTAATACGATTTTTTCTGCAGAGCGGCTTATAATGTATGGGGAAAAATGGAGTCCTGACAGTAAAAAGATAATTTTCTGCAAGACAGAAGGATCGGAGGACTCGGGCGATTTTAGTTACAATGCGTATGTTCTGGCTGAAGGCTTGGAAAATCCTACAAAAATTATAACTTTTAACTCGGGTTCGTCAAGGGTGATACAGTGGTATCCGGACAGTGAAAGACTTCTGGTTAAAAAAAGGGTTGGTGATGACTCATATGCACTGTATTCACTCTCAATGACCGGAGACATGAAAAAACTGATAGATGGTGATCATGATCTTGATGGAATGGTGGGTCCGAATGGTTATATTTTAGCGTCCGTTCACAATCCCAGCTCCAGGGTCCCGCCTTATATAGAAACGTATGATCTGTTCCTGCTCAATGGATCAGATAAACTGACAATCGAAAACGTGACCCATTACACCTGGAAAGGTGCGGATCTGGTATTTGTCAAAAATAATGAGATTTCAGTACTGAATACCAGTACACACGATACCCGGGTTATATCACTGCCAGTAAAGAATTCTGCCGGGATTGGTATGGATCCATCCGGACGTTTCATTGCTGTGGATTATTATATTTTCGGGTTGGATGAACAGCACCTTCCTCTAACAACTGCTGGAAATGATATGAACAGTACAGTAACTGAGGTAGTGATACTCAATAATGACACGGACGCCCATTCTGGGGCAAGCACTACAATGGAGACTTCTTCTAAACTTCCCGGATTTACTGTGATTATTGCAGTTATGGGAGTACTAACTGCATTTGCCGGTACAAATTGGAAGAAATAA
- the cofE gene encoding coenzyme F420-0:L-glutamate ligase translates to MKLTSKLPCMQVIGIRTPLIKPGDDIVEVLASSLNENEIFLQDGDVLVLAESAVATAEGRMVELSTVVPSKKAEELSEKYCVDSREMELVLCECDDVIGGVPGAALTITKGTLSPNAGIDGSNAPEGHVVLLPENAQKSAARIRAGMEEFCCCHLGVIIGDSRTQPLRLGCVGVALGTSGIVPVEDARGSKDLFGKTLHITRKAVADNLVSAAQLIMGEADECIPCVLMRGAPVKMVKGSEEMPLFTPEECMYYSNIKEK, encoded by the coding sequence ATTAAATTGACTTCTAAACTTCCCTGCATGCAGGTCATTGGTATACGTACTCCCCTGATCAAACCGGGAGATGATATCGTAGAAGTGCTAGCCTCTTCCCTCAATGAAAATGAGATATTCCTGCAGGATGGGGATGTGCTGGTGCTGGCTGAATCTGCAGTGGCCACAGCAGAAGGAAGGATGGTTGAACTTTCCACAGTGGTCCCCAGCAAAAAAGCAGAGGAACTTTCAGAAAAGTACTGTGTGGATTCCCGTGAAATGGAGCTTGTCCTCTGTGAATGCGATGATGTAATCGGCGGTGTCCCGGGAGCAGCCCTTACCATCACGAAGGGAACCCTTTCCCCGAATGCAGGTATCGATGGCTCCAACGCACCTGAGGGCCATGTTGTCCTCCTGCCTGAGAACGCACAGAAGAGTGCAGCCAGGATACGCGCCGGCATGGAAGAATTCTGCTGCTGTCATCTCGGAGTGATAATCGGGGATAGCCGAACACAGCCCCTGCGCCTTGGGTGCGTGGGCGTGGCACTGGGCACATCAGGCATCGTTCCTGTGGAAGATGCAAGAGGTTCAAAGGACCTGTTCGGGAAGACACTTCATATCACACGCAAGGCGGTCGCGGATAATCTGGTCTCTGCTGCCCAGTTGATCATGGGGGAAGCAGATGAATGTATCCCGTGCGTCCTTATGCGTGGTGCACCTGTGAAGATGGTCAAGGGTTCGGAAGAGATGCCGCTGTTCACTCCCGAGGAGTGTATGTATTATAGCAATATCAAGGAGAAATAA
- a CDS encoding HEAT repeat domain-containing protein, with translation MTIYNRKIKRLTNNKQIIDIAKILRSTDIQDLQIDCFKAISILSKKDLVDPTAVNISIKLLQSNNPSVRRFAAFALGDMANCGLYDEICIQPLKIMASEHDKENRWSSIFALMTLTKKGVVFDGALDMFHNKLLDNFDKVTYNSAFAIGHLANVGIINENVLLPLISLLNDRNTYTRKGAAFALSSMAKKGVFHKMALNPSIGLLKDKDKFTRKYALEIVSVLEENGINNSETARTEINISDSIVQRTNIG, from the coding sequence ATGACAATATACAACCGCAAAATAAAAAGATTGACAAACAATAAACAGATTATCGATATTGCAAAGATATTGAGAAGCACTGACATACAAGACCTACAGATTGATTGTTTTAAAGCAATTTCAATACTATCAAAAAAGGATTTAGTTGATCCTACTGCGGTAAATATCTCTATTAAGCTTCTACAAAGCAATAATCCTTCAGTTCGTAGATTTGCTGCTTTTGCTCTTGGAGACATGGCCAATTGTGGTTTGTACGATGAAATTTGTATCCAACCACTAAAAATTATGGCCTCTGAACACGATAAAGAAAACAGATGGAGCAGCATTTTTGCATTAATGACACTCACCAAAAAGGGAGTCGTTTTTGATGGAGCTCTGGATATGTTCCACAACAAGTTGTTAGATAATTTTGACAAAGTAACATATAATTCAGCATTTGCTATTGGACACCTTGCAAATGTCGGGATTATTAATGAAAACGTCCTTCTACCATTGATAAGTCTGCTTAATGATAGGAACACATACACAAGAAAAGGAGCAGCTTTTGCATTATCTTCTATGGCAAAAAAAGGTGTATTTCATAAAATGGCCCTGAATCCCTCAATAGGATTACTAAAAGATAAAGATAAATTTACAAGAAAATATGCGCTTGAGATTGTTAGCGTCCTTGAAGAAAATGGCATAAACAATTCAGAAACAGCCCGCACTGAGATAAATATAAGCGATTCAATCGTCCAGCGCACAAACATTGGTTGA
- the thiC gene encoding phosphomethylpyrimidine synthase ThiC translates to MRSTQVEYAKNGTLTPEMEHVAKVESLDEETILERVADGSLVVMVREGCPPVAIGKGATTKINVNLGTSSASIDPNAELEKVKVAEKYGADTITDLSMGGDISAIRKMVFDNTTLPITTVPVYQAVVECGMKEATGDDMISYLKKHVDEGVSSVVLHSVEKQMLEKLKGTGRIMGMVSKGGSFTSVLMLKENCENPYLENFEEVLSILKKNDVVLSLGNTMRSGCVHDLCDSPQMMEIERNAALAKQANEAGVQVIIEGMGGHVQANDIPEHIEAHRSRSNFPLFVAGPLPTDVGMGYDHISGAVGASIASGNGADYLCYITPAEHLSLPTPEQVREGLIAFRIAAHIGDSMKYGLDERDKLLADRRAKFDWDGQMELALDPDKPKGMCPQTGPCSMCGEYCAIKIMSDYLAGGN, encoded by the coding sequence ATGAGATCCACACAGGTAGAATACGCAAAGAACGGCACGCTGACTCCGGAAATGGAACATGTGGCAAAGGTTGAGTCCCTCGATGAGGAAACCATACTTGAACGGGTTGCTGACGGAAGTCTTGTTGTGATGGTACGTGAAGGCTGCCCTCCTGTTGCGATCGGCAAAGGGGCCACCACCAAGATCAACGTGAACCTTGGGACATCTTCTGCAAGCATTGACCCAAACGCAGAGCTGGAAAAGGTCAAGGTTGCAGAGAAATACGGTGCTGATACCATTACGGACCTTTCAATGGGAGGCGACATCTCTGCCATCAGGAAGATGGTCTTTGACAACACCACGCTTCCGATCACAACTGTGCCTGTCTACCAGGCAGTGGTTGAATGCGGTATGAAGGAGGCTACCGGCGATGACATGATATCCTATCTCAAGAAACATGTTGACGAAGGGGTAAGTTCTGTTGTTCTTCACTCTGTGGAAAAGCAGATGCTTGAGAAGTTGAAAGGCACAGGGCGTATAATGGGAATGGTCTCAAAGGGCGGTTCCTTTACCAGCGTGCTGATGCTCAAGGAAAACTGCGAGAACCCTTATCTTGAGAACTTCGAAGAGGTTCTTTCAATACTGAAGAAGAACGATGTTGTTCTCTCCCTTGGAAACACCATGCGAAGCGGTTGTGTCCATGACCTTTGCGACAGCCCGCAGATGATGGAGATTGAGAGGAATGCAGCTCTTGCAAAGCAGGCGAATGAGGCCGGTGTGCAGGTAATTATCGAGGGTATGGGTGGCCATGTGCAGGCAAATGACATTCCTGAGCACATCGAAGCACACCGTTCCCGTTCTAACTTCCCGCTCTTTGTAGCAGGACCACTTCCAACTGATGTTGGTATGGGATATGATCATATCTCCGGTGCTGTGGGTGCAAGCATCGCCAGCGGCAACGGTGCCGACTACCTTTGCTACATCACCCCTGCAGAACATCTTTCTCTCCCGACACCTGAACAGGTCAGGGAAGGCCTGATCGCTTTCAGGATCGCTGCACACATTGGCGATTCAATGAAATACGGCCTGGATGAGAGGGACAAGCTCCTTGCTGACAGGCGTGCGAAGTTCGACTGGGACGGGCAGATGGAGCTTGCACTTGATCCTGACAAGCCCAAGGGAATGTGCCCGCAGACAGGTCCCTGTTCCATGTGCGGTGAATACTGCGCTATCAAGATAATGTCCGATTATTTGGCCGGTGGTAATTAA
- a CDS encoding co-chaperone YbbN translates to MSNVVVLDFTATWCGPCQMQKPILEELEGEMGDKVEFKMVDVDQNNALAGKYGIHAVPTLIIEKDGAEVKRYTGVTSADVLRSELSQLV, encoded by the coding sequence ATGAGCAATGTAGTAGTATTAGACTTTACCGCAACATGGTGCGGACCATGCCAGATGCAGAAACCGATCCTTGAGGAGCTCGAAGGTGAGATGGGCGACAAGGTCGAGTTCAAGATGGTGGATGTTGACCAGAACAATGCCCTTGCAGGCAAGTATGGTATCCACGCTGTTCCAACTCTTATCATCGAGAAGGACGGAGCTGAGGTCAAGCGTTACACCGGTGTAACAAGTGCTGATGTGCTTCGCTCAGAGCTTAGCCAGCTCGTCTGA
- a CDS encoding ABC transporter permease, with the protein MEEITEGLVMKTNRNVFVIAQKEFADNVWSPKFIMLLLTFIVIVFSKSYIAGIGAEGNIFGGRFLDIGQIIALFLPFMGIALGFDAMSKERESGSLNVLLTHPLYRDTIITGKTLGAMLTLAMVVFVSTITVLGTLLVTSGAELSSLMINRFVIFAILTYLFLSIFVALGILGSIVTKNATKSLIYNIAIWLVLCIAFGMIVATASSIATGEKPLDLSNNDHFLEVNAVVQKLSPNHHYAMTVSGRPSFSWLGVSSEKPNVRGISDTEHTLEQWWYELWPNVIVLIVTPAFLTIMAFMTFLRQDISKDMG; encoded by the coding sequence TTGGAAGAAATAACGGAAGGATTAGTAATGAAAACAAATCGGAATGTGTTTGTGATCGCACAAAAAGAATTTGCAGATAACGTGTGGAGTCCGAAGTTCATAATGTTGCTCCTGACGTTCATAGTAATTGTTTTTTCGAAAAGTTATATTGCTGGAATTGGAGCAGAAGGCAATATATTCGGTGGAAGATTCCTTGACATTGGTCAAATTATTGCCCTCTTCCTGCCATTTATGGGGATTGCACTTGGTTTTGATGCGATGAGTAAAGAGCGTGAAAGCGGTTCTTTGAATGTGCTTCTTACGCATCCACTGTACAGGGATACTATAATCACCGGGAAAACACTGGGAGCAATGTTAACATTAGCGATGGTGGTATTTGTATCAACCATCACTGTTCTCGGGACACTGCTTGTAACATCAGGAGCCGAGTTGAGTTCTTTGATGATAAACAGATTTGTGATTTTTGCAATTCTCACATATCTCTTTCTCTCGATTTTCGTGGCTCTTGGCATACTTGGTTCGATCGTCACAAAAAATGCAACAAAATCACTAATATACAATATTGCTATCTGGCTTGTTTTGTGTATTGCATTTGGTATGATTGTAGCCACAGCTTCTTCCATTGCAACCGGGGAGAAACCTCTGGATCTAAGTAATAACGATCATTTTTTAGAAGTCAATGCGGTTGTTCAAAAATTATCTCCGAATCACCATTATGCTATGACGGTAAGTGGCAGGCCCAGTTTCAGCTGGTTAGGTGTTTCAAGTGAGAAGCCAAACGTGAGAGGAATTTCTGATACAGAACATACGTTGGAGCAGTGGTGGTATGAACTCTGGCCAAATGTTATTGTCTTAATCGTTACTCCCGCTTTTTTAACAATAATGGCATTTATGACATTTTTACGTCAGGATATATCAAAGGACATGGGGTGA